A region from the Silene latifolia isolate original U9 population chromosome 7, ASM4854445v1, whole genome shotgun sequence genome encodes:
- the LOC141592314 gene encoding rac-like GTP-binding protein ARAC7, with the protein MSASKFIKCVTVGDGAVGKTCLLICYTSNRFPTDYIPTVFDNFSANVAVDGNVVNLGLWDTAGQEDYSRLRPLSYRGADIFVLAFSLISRASYENVLKKWMPELRRFAPNVPVVLVGTKLDLREERRYADPTGLHTITSAQGEELRKQIGAAAYIECSSKTQQNVKAVFDTAIKAVLQPPRRKEVPRKKNCRRSGCSFVGIMCGGCIA; encoded by the exons ATGAGTGCATCAAAGTTCATTAAATGTGTAACTGTTGGAGATGGAGCTGTTGGCAAAACTTGTTTACTTATTTGTTACACTAGTAACAGGTTTCCTACT GATTATATACCCACAGTATTTGACAATTTCAGTGCTAATGTGGCTGTTGATGGGAATGTTGTTAACCTGGGACTCTGGGATACCGCAG GTCAGGAGGATTATAGCAGGCTAAGGCCATTAAGTTACAGGGGTGCAGACATATTTGTTTTGGCCTTTTCCTTGATCAGCAGGGCAAGCTATGAAAATGTTCTTAAGAAG TGGATGCCAGAACTTCGTCGATTTGCCCCCAATGTTCCAGTTGTACTTGTTGGAACTAAATTAG ATCTTAGGGAAGAAAGACGATATGCTGATCCTACTGGATTACATACTATAACTTCTGCCCAA GGAGAAGAGTTGCGAAAGCAAATTGGTGCTGCTGCTTATATAGAGTGTAGCTCTAAAACTCAGCAG AATGTCAAAGCTGTTTTTGATACTGCAATTAAAGCTGTTCTTCAGCCTCCTAGAAGGAAGGAAGTTCCTAGGAAGAAAAACTGTAGGAGGTCCGGATGTTCATTCGT GGGAATCATGTGTGGAGGTTGTATTGCTTAA